One genomic region from Alteromonas pelagimontana encodes:
- a CDS encoding NAD(P) transhydrogenase subunit alpha, whose protein sequence is MEVLVLNEGKRQNSQHVEKRCAVSPGAAKRMVKKGISLHIERGAGILSGYSNGDYIDAGATMIDEPAAALPEIDMLLCVNRPFPEHVAKMKAGAIVVGHIDPFFQQAAVESLANQQLTTLSVEMIPRSSRAQKMDALSSQASLAGYVMMLQAANHLPAILPMMMTPSGTIKPAKVFVIGAGVAGLQAIATAKRLGASVMAYDTRAVVAEQVESLGGKFLKIDIGETGQTKDGYAQALTEEQKAKQQDAQRDAIAAADIVITTAQLFGRRPPLLISKETLSLMKPGSVVVDMAALSGGNVEGSIAGEITHVHGVTVIGTGNWSQRVAKDATDMYANNLLNLIQEFYDEGTQSFNVNLDDDILAHSVITHNGSIINEMLKNAYSGA, encoded by the coding sequence TTGGAAGTACTGGTGTTAAATGAGGGAAAGCGACAGAACTCGCAACATGTTGAAAAGCGTTGCGCAGTGTCTCCTGGCGCAGCTAAACGAATGGTAAAAAAAGGAATTTCTTTGCACATAGAACGCGGTGCGGGAATTCTTTCCGGCTACAGCAATGGCGATTATATTGATGCAGGCGCAACGATGATTGATGAGCCCGCAGCGGCGTTGCCTGAAATAGATATGCTGCTGTGTGTTAACCGGCCTTTTCCTGAACATGTCGCTAAGATGAAGGCGGGGGCGATTGTGGTTGGGCATATTGATCCCTTTTTCCAGCAAGCTGCCGTAGAGAGTCTTGCTAATCAACAGCTAACTACTTTATCAGTGGAAATGATCCCGCGCTCATCCCGCGCGCAAAAAATGGATGCTCTCAGCTCTCAAGCCAGCCTGGCTGGTTATGTAATGATGCTGCAGGCTGCCAATCATCTCCCCGCCATTTTGCCAATGATGATGACACCGTCAGGCACCATCAAGCCCGCTAAAGTATTTGTTATTGGCGCGGGTGTGGCGGGTTTGCAGGCAATTGCGACAGCAAAACGTTTAGGCGCCAGCGTAATGGCCTACGACACGCGTGCGGTTGTGGCGGAACAGGTTGAGTCTTTAGGCGGTAAGTTCCTGAAAATCGATATTGGCGAAACAGGTCAGACGAAAGATGGCTATGCCCAAGCCCTTACGGAAGAACAAAAAGCGAAACAACAGGACGCGCAGCGCGACGCTATTGCCGCTGCAGACATCGTAATTACCACTGCTCAGTTATTCGGACGTCGTCCACCATTGCTTATCAGTAAAGAAACCCTTTCGCTTATGAAGCCTGGCAGTGTGGTAGTTGATATGGCTGCGCTTTCTGGCGGCAACGTGGAAGGATCGATTGCAGGCGAAATTACGCATGTGCATGGCGTTACTGTTATCGGCACCGGCAACTGGAGCCAGCGGGTAGCAAAAGATGCCACTGATATGTACGCCAATAATCTGTTGAATCTTATTCAAGAGTTCTACGACGAGGGTACGCAATCATTTAACGTAAATTTAGATGATGACATTCTTGCCCACAGTGTCATTACCCACAACGGCAGCATTATCAACGAGATGCTGAAAAACGCTTACTCAGGAGCCTAA
- a CDS encoding IclR family transcriptional regulator translates to MERYLIPSVFQAIQLCDLLAKEVNGLSAADIEEALSLPQSTVFRLLRTLISERVVQKRGKRYFHGNRIYEISATNAEGRYLQRLLAPAVASLLANCDCSVIVSVPSEFSAFIIDVIDRSPNRISSFRPGTRLSLLDSAPGHVMLAYHPDFTDSNFKSTMRDKLTPPFDSSLALKHRTQTCTRGFAISYFHPNNTTMLAIPVFIHHGELAAILAIELPNVERDTQVLQTWGNKLKMVARLASASTKTEKVV, encoded by the coding sequence ATGGAGCGTTATTTAATTCCGAGTGTATTTCAGGCAATTCAACTCTGCGATTTATTAGCGAAAGAAGTTAACGGACTGAGCGCGGCAGACATAGAAGAAGCCCTCTCCTTACCACAATCTACGGTATTCAGGTTATTAAGAACGCTGATCAGTGAACGGGTGGTTCAGAAACGCGGTAAGCGGTATTTCCACGGTAATCGGATTTATGAGATCAGCGCAACCAATGCTGAGGGGCGGTATCTGCAGCGCTTACTGGCTCCCGCCGTCGCGTCGCTGTTGGCAAATTGTGACTGTAGTGTAATTGTATCGGTTCCCAGTGAATTCAGCGCATTTATTATTGATGTAATAGACAGAAGCCCTAATCGAATTTCTTCTTTTCGGCCTGGTACTCGACTCTCCCTGCTTGATTCTGCGCCTGGGCACGTCATGCTGGCGTACCATCCCGATTTCACTGATAGTAACTTTAAAAGTACTATGAGGGATAAATTAACCCCGCCTTTCGATTCCAGCCTGGCTTTAAAACATCGCACACAAACCTGTACCCGAGGATTCGCGATAAGTTATTTTCACCCCAATAATACCACGATGCTGGCGATACCGGTTTTCATTCATCACGGGGAGCTAGCGGCCATTTTAGCCATTGAGCTGCCTAACGTAGAACGAGACACTCAGGTACTGCAGACGTGGGGAAACAAACTCAAGATGGTTGCCCGTCTGGCGTCAGCTTCAACTAAAACAGAGAAAGTCGTATGA
- a CDS encoding pectate lyase family protein, whose protein sequence is MKILHYLVIWFGIAICVFPLNASAQELAFDGALGFGKYTVGGNQGRILIVDTLADNASDPQPGSLRWAVKQPYPRLIVFAVSGVITLEKELEIKHGNLTLAGHTSEQGIVISGATTSVEADQVIIRHLRFRPGHFQTEGDAVTVRNTRNVIIDHCSLSWANDEVGSFYNNQQFTLQNSILSESLNNAGHHKGDHGYGGIWGGNQASFLRNILVSHTSRNPRLNGWRLKPPYSQEQEFIDIRNNLIANWKSNSMYGGENGKANIIGNVFIPGPATRNVWFYQLWAEDAPHTRVYLKDNLMYQHEAMSADNLLGVVVKHQKRKSDQWQQALNSHIASHPLHTSENAAPNDKTLPTSEVWTLLLDAKDVGANLSRQGIQHDSVDSRILQSISSHSYTGKDGIVDSEKEVVQWDKYRHEFAPTAPSNDRPMADEAWRKLALEQ, encoded by the coding sequence ATGAAAATTCTGCATTACCTGGTTATCTGGTTTGGTATCGCCATTTGCGTGTTTCCGCTTAACGCCAGCGCGCAAGAACTGGCCTTTGATGGCGCTTTAGGATTCGGAAAATATACTGTTGGCGGTAACCAGGGTCGTATTCTCATTGTTGATACGTTGGCAGACAACGCCTCTGATCCTCAGCCGGGAAGTCTAAGATGGGCCGTTAAGCAGCCCTATCCCAGACTGATTGTTTTCGCCGTCTCTGGCGTAATTACGTTGGAGAAGGAACTGGAAATTAAGCACGGTAATCTCACTCTTGCTGGCCATACGTCAGAGCAAGGTATAGTTATCTCCGGTGCTACAACCTCTGTTGAAGCAGATCAGGTAATCATTCGCCACCTGCGATTCAGGCCAGGACACTTTCAAACCGAGGGAGATGCAGTCACAGTACGAAATACTCGCAACGTCATCATCGACCATTGCTCACTGAGTTGGGCGAACGATGAAGTAGGTTCTTTCTACAACAATCAACAATTCACTTTACAAAATAGTATATTGTCAGAAAGTTTAAATAACGCCGGACACCACAAAGGTGACCATGGATACGGCGGTATATGGGGAGGAAATCAGGCCAGTTTCCTGCGAAATATTTTGGTTAGCCACACTAGTCGAAACCCCAGACTTAATGGTTGGAGATTAAAACCGCCCTACTCACAGGAACAAGAGTTTATTGATATCAGGAACAATCTGATTGCTAACTGGAAAAGCAATTCCATGTATGGCGGGGAGAACGGTAAGGCAAATATCATTGGCAATGTGTTTATCCCTGGCCCGGCTACCAGGAACGTGTGGTTCTATCAACTGTGGGCAGAAGATGCGCCTCATACGCGGGTATATCTGAAAGATAATCTGATGTATCAGCACGAAGCTATGTCTGCAGATAATTTACTCGGTGTAGTAGTAAAACACCAAAAGCGGAAAAGTGATCAATGGCAACAGGCGCTGAACTCCCATATTGCTTCGCACCCTCTACATACTTCTGAAAACGCGGCTCCTAACGACAAAACCTTACCCACCTCCGAAGTCTGGACGCTGCTTCTTGATGCCAAAGACGTTGGCGCCAACCTGTCCCGTCAAGGTATACAGCACGATTCCGTAGATTCTCGCATATTGCAGTCAATAAGCTCCCATTCCTATACCGGTAAAGACGGCATCGTCGACAGCGAGAAGGAAGTTGTTCAGTGGGATAAGTACCGCCACGAGTTCGCCCCCACCGCTCCCTCGAATGATCGCCCGATGGCCGATGAAGCATGGAGAAAGCTGGCTTTGGAACAATAA
- a CDS encoding TonB-dependent receptor, translating into MHMFKWTAIALSVSVAFATAAQTADPASTTADDSPETQSQPSEANDVEIVEVKGVKQADLKARDLERMKNGFSSVISTDDLGNFVDQNVAESLRRLPGVTLQRSEGEGKYVTVRGLGPGFVSVNMNGSQMSGAGEERKVGLDALPADLLGTIEVLKTLTPDQNLNSIGGTVNVKAISAFDRGKNTLKMRIQDAYSENRGAHSPKFSVDGTQFFLDNTFGIGFALSHEERKTQIDETRHHSTTEMKFYTADLGKTEEEIAAGEEILAPSQLEYRREVAGRTRQAAALNLEFKPSANSYYYAKGTYTQFEDDDLALREFYDFQDAGSVGDGEIVYVNGQTKEFILSDIDVFHQQFIQESDNKTVTFSVGGENRFADRFVVDYEYAQSRSDEDAIGDRRVQFRERDLIVYGQGLRDNIRAQILSPEEAANIAGLTYDPDNSIFGTSGSGNGTELSNYLFDNLFLEDGVRTDEIKSANINLRADVFNNWLNYVKVGVEVTERDHARDKDRWSFAPSESDCSGDTACIDAVNSTLGDYASSIPEDSSFQLPFESRATVEEVVNATRQTVEPATDGEVSIESTKGDYTIVENTKSAFAMVEVPLGMDATLITGVRWAETEFLSTGYMSLENDDFEFNGAGAGALDIAIPLPEASITYSEFFPSAHVKWEPTENILVRGAVWTSFTRPSFKQARAYAIFDSDIELCSPGSEDCEDSQDGASMQQLSQYVLGSDNALDVGNPNLLPMTSVNYDASIGWYPGENLFLEAAIFYKDIDKFIVDVNGIGMSIADLPLTLPVNQVTEFVIPQDLYLNEINITINGDKAKVYGVELSYNQYFENGFFLQSNATLLDSEATLDSSIRQGKVALPDQADTTFNLVIGWESETFSARLIGNIRSDVLEQIGSCPASADLSDPQGCKIWGDQYQADVKSLDFKAQYDVTDMIQVYFDAINLTEEADLRYFQGNAMSGGNILYQKEEYGRSYQLGMNIKFY; encoded by the coding sequence ATGCACATGTTCAAATGGACAGCTATCGCACTGTCTGTATCAGTTGCATTTGCAACCGCAGCACAAACAGCAGACCCTGCCTCAACCACCGCTGACGACTCGCCAGAAACCCAATCACAACCTTCAGAAGCCAATGACGTTGAAATTGTCGAAGTAAAAGGCGTAAAACAAGCCGATCTTAAAGCCCGTGATTTAGAAAGAATGAAGAACGGTTTCAGTTCTGTAATTTCCACTGACGATTTGGGTAATTTTGTTGATCAAAACGTAGCGGAATCATTACGTCGATTGCCTGGCGTTACTCTGCAACGTTCTGAGGGTGAAGGGAAATACGTCACTGTAAGGGGGCTTGGTCCTGGTTTCGTTTCAGTAAATATGAATGGTTCCCAAATGTCCGGCGCAGGTGAAGAGCGAAAAGTGGGATTGGACGCACTGCCCGCTGATTTGCTGGGCACCATTGAAGTGTTAAAAACGCTTACACCAGATCAAAATCTCAATTCCATTGGCGGCACAGTTAATGTAAAAGCCATTTCCGCCTTTGATAGAGGTAAAAACACCTTAAAGATGCGGATTCAGGATGCCTATTCTGAAAATCGCGGCGCTCATTCGCCTAAGTTTAGCGTGGACGGTACCCAATTCTTTCTGGATAACACGTTTGGGATAGGCTTCGCCCTGTCTCATGAAGAACGCAAAACGCAAATTGATGAAACGCGCCATCACAGCACCACCGAAATGAAGTTTTATACGGCGGATCTGGGCAAAACTGAAGAGGAAATTGCCGCTGGTGAAGAAATTTTGGCACCGTCTCAGTTGGAGTACCGCCGTGAGGTAGCCGGCAGAACCCGTCAAGCCGCCGCACTCAATCTGGAATTTAAGCCCTCGGCAAACAGCTACTACTACGCAAAAGGCACTTATACACAGTTCGAAGATGACGATCTCGCACTGCGTGAATTTTACGACTTTCAGGATGCCGGCTCCGTCGGAGACGGTGAAATTGTTTACGTTAACGGCCAAACCAAAGAATTTATTTTAAGCGACATTGATGTCTTTCATCAGCAATTTATTCAGGAAAGCGACAACAAAACCGTGACCTTCAGCGTTGGCGGAGAGAACCGTTTCGCTGATCGCTTTGTCGTCGATTATGAATATGCCCAATCCCGTTCTGACGAAGACGCTATTGGTGATCGCCGGGTGCAGTTTAGGGAAAGAGACTTGATTGTTTATGGACAGGGTCTGCGTGACAATATTCGCGCACAAATTTTATCTCCTGAAGAAGCGGCAAATATAGCCGGGCTGACATACGATCCTGATAACAGCATCTTTGGTACTTCCGGCAGTGGCAATGGCACGGAACTCTCAAATTATCTGTTCGATAACTTGTTTTTAGAAGACGGCGTGCGTACCGATGAAATTAAAAGTGCCAATATTAATTTGCGTGCTGATGTTTTCAACAACTGGCTGAATTACGTCAAAGTTGGGGTGGAGGTCACCGAACGCGACCATGCTCGCGATAAAGATCGCTGGAGTTTCGCCCCCAGTGAGAGCGATTGTAGCGGTGATACCGCTTGTATTGATGCTGTGAACTCCACACTTGGCGATTACGCCAGCAGTATTCCAGAAGACAGTTCATTTCAGCTTCCTTTCGAAAGTCGCGCAACAGTCGAGGAGGTTGTCAACGCTACCCGCCAAACTGTAGAGCCAGCGACTGACGGCGAAGTGTCGATTGAAAGCACGAAAGGCGATTATACGATTGTGGAAAACACCAAGTCCGCCTTTGCCATGGTAGAAGTGCCTTTAGGTATGGATGCCACGCTTATTACCGGGGTGCGATGGGCAGAAACCGAATTTTTATCCACCGGGTATATGTCGCTTGAAAACGATGATTTTGAATTTAATGGTGCAGGTGCGGGTGCACTTGATATTGCCATTCCTCTGCCCGAAGCTTCGATTACATACAGTGAGTTTTTCCCCAGTGCCCACGTAAAATGGGAGCCTACTGAGAACATTCTGGTCCGTGGTGCAGTTTGGACCAGTTTCACTCGGCCGTCATTTAAACAAGCCCGTGCCTACGCTATTTTTGACAGTGACATTGAACTTTGCTCGCCTGGATCAGAAGATTGCGAAGATAGTCAGGATGGCGCATCAATGCAGCAGTTGAGCCAATATGTACTGGGTTCAGACAATGCACTGGACGTAGGCAACCCTAACCTCCTGCCAATGACATCTGTAAACTATGATGCCTCTATTGGGTGGTATCCCGGTGAAAACCTGTTTTTAGAAGCTGCGATTTTTTACAAGGACATTGATAAATTTATCGTGGATGTAAACGGTATTGGCATGTCGATCGCCGACCTACCCCTTACCCTGCCGGTTAATCAGGTAACGGAATTTGTCATCCCGCAGGATCTTTACCTAAATGAAATTAATATTACGATCAATGGCGACAAAGCTAAGGTGTACGGCGTTGAGTTGAGTTACAACCAGTATTTCGAAAATGGCTTCTTTCTACAGAGTAACGCGACTCTACTGGACAGTGAAGCCACCTTGGACAGTTCAATTCGCCAAGGCAAAGTTGCACTACCTGATCAGGCTGATACCACGTTTAATCTGGTAATTGGGTGGGAAAGCGAAACCTTCTCAGCACGCTTAATTGGCAACATTCGTTCGGATGTTTTAGAGCAAATCGGCTCATGCCCTGCATCTGCTGACTTAAGCGATCCACAAGGCTGTAAAATCTGGGGCGACCAATATCAGGCTGACGTGAAAAGTCTCGACTTTAAAGCACAATACGACGTCACTGACATGATTCAGGTTTACTTTGATGCCATCAACCTGACAGAAGAAGCTGACCTGCGTTACTTCCAGGGTAATGCCATGAGCGGCGGTAACATTCTATACCAGAAAGAAGAGTACGGCCGAAGCTACCAGCTGGGAATGAATATTAAATTCTACTGA